The following proteins are co-located in the Candidatus Omnitrophota bacterium genome:
- a CDS encoding glycogen-binding domain-containing protein, translating to MAILTKSKPTEFRLYAPQAKRVALAGTFNKWNTKLLSAKKDSKGNWAAKVNLKPGRHEYKFFVDGSWLNDPHCTSCVPNAFGTHNCIIEVK from the coding sequence CAAAATCAAAACCTACGGAATTCAGGTTATATGCGCCGCAGGCAAAACGGGTGGCTTTGGCAGGTACTTTTAATAAATGGAACACCAAGCTGCTTTCTGCCAAGAAAGATTCTAAGGGTAATTGGGCAGCAAAGGTCAATCTGAAACCGGGCAGGCATGAATATAAGTTTTTTGTAGACGGTTCCTGGCTTAACGACCCGCATTGCACTTCTTGTGTCCCTAACGCCTTTGGTACCCATAATTGCATTATAGAGGTAAAGTAA